From a region of the Babesia bovis T2Bo chromosome 1, whole genome shotgun sequence genome:
- a CDS encoding putative proteasome alpha 5 subunit yields MFTARNEYDRGVNTFSPEGRIFQVEYALGAIKLGSTALAIATKEGVIFASEHRVNSPLMESVSLEKIMEIDTHIGCTMSGLIADARTLIDHGRLECANHRFVYNEPLAIRSCVESIADMALDFSDIFDTRKKKTMSRPFGVALLVGGIDIDGPSIWCVDPSGTSIKYKASAIGSAQEGAESVLQERYRDDMSFRDAELLVLEVLRQVMKDQMTTKNIEMARIKIHDRQFREYTEDEIGEIIQDLPQMENM; encoded by the exons ATGTTTACAGCTAG GAACGAATATGATAGGGGTGTAAATACCTTTTCTCCCGAGGGGAGAATCTTTCAGGTGGAATATGCCCTAGGGGCCATTAAACTTGGAAGTACAGCACTTGCAATCGCAACTAAAGAAGGCGTCATTTTTGCGTCTGAACACCGTGTAAATTCACCGCTAATGGAATCGGTTTCATTGGAAAAAATAATGGAAATCGACACTCACATCGGATGCACAATGAGTGGTCTAATTGCAGACGCTCGCACGCTAATTGACCATGGCCGCTTGGAGTGTGCAAACCATAGATTTGTATACAATGAACCTTTGGCTATAAGGTCCTGTGTTGAGTCAATAGCGGATATGGCTCTCGACTTCTCAG atatatttgataCAAGAAAAAAGAAAACCATGAGTAGACCTTTTGGTGTTGCGCTACTGGTAGGCGGAATCGACATAGATGGCCCCTCTATTTGGTGTGTCGACCCCTCTGGGACCAGTATCAAATATAAAGCATCGGCAATAGGTTCTGCTCAGGAAGGTGCGGAATCCGTACTACAAGAAAGATATAGAGATGATATGAGTTTCAGAG atgCCGAGCTGCTTGTACTGGAAGTACTCCGCCAGGTTATGAAAGATCAGATGACGACTAAAAACATTGAAATGGCTCGCATAAAAATTCATGACAGACAATTCAGGGAATATACAGAGGATGAAATTGGTGAAATTATTCAAGATTTACCACAAATGGAGAATATGTAA